The genomic region GGCTATCGAGGTGGTCTTCGATCCAGATGTCATAGAGCGTATTGTCAATGAAACCAAAGCAATGGACGGCATTGTCGATGTGTTGGTAGAAGTCAATCCCGGCCGTCTTTCGGTGGGGGATGAGGTGATGGCGGTAGCGGTCGGTGGGGATACCCGTGAGCACGTCTTCCCGGCCCTCGAACAGACGGTGAACCGGATCAAGGCCGAGGCGAGCCGCAAGCGGGAGATCTTCAAAGAGTAGGGGAGGGGATCGACGATGGGGATGATCGATGTAGGCGCCAAGCCGGTGATCAAGCGGGAAGCCGAGGCGGGCGGGGTCATTCATCTGCGGGCGGAGACCGTTGCGGTTATCCGGCGCGGCGAGGTCCGGAAGGGAGACCCTCTCCCCGTGGCGGAGGTCGCCGGGATGACAGCCGCCAAGCAGACGCACCTGTTGGTTCCGCACTGTCACCAGATCCTGCTAGAAACGGTGAGCGTGCGCTTCGATGTGAAGGACAGCAGCGTCGAGGCCCGCTGCCTCGTGCGCGCCGAGGCCAAGACCGGCGTCGAGATGGAGGCGTTGGTTGGGGTGGCGATGGCGCTCAACACCATCTGGGATATGGTGAAATACCTCGAGAAAGATCCGCAGGGGCAATACTCCGAAACGCGAATCGATGATATCCGTGTGCTTTGGAAGAAAAAAGGGTAGGTTGAGAGGAGTGACACGAATGCGCATTTACGGCCTGGCTCTGGGATGCTTCCTGCTGCTGATGACATGCGGCTCCGCCTGGGCGGAGCGGGCTTATGTGACGGATTCCTTCCAAGTGACGGTTCGAACGGGCCCGAGCACGGGGCACAAGATCATCGCTTTCCTCGATTCCGGGGCGTCTGTGGAGGTTCTGGGGGAGGACCAGGGCTGGAACAGGGTGCGCCTGAGGGATGAAGAAGGCAAAGCGGTCGAGGGCTGGGTGTTGGCGCGCTACCTCATGACGCGCGAACCGTGGGAGGCAAAAGCCAGATCCTTCGAGGAGAAATACGAGCGGCTGAAGGCGCTCTCATCGAAGACAAAAGGCGAATGGGAGTCTGTCTACGAGGAGAATCAGCGTTTGACGAGTCAATTGGCGGAAAAGACCAGCGCCTTGCAGACGCTCGAGCAGGCGCATGAGACGCTGAAAAAAGACTCTGCGGGTGTTTTAGCCGTCAAGGAGGCCCATCGCCAGTGTTCGGAAACCCTGGCGGGGCTTGAAAAGACGGTGGGGGAATTGCGCAAGGAGAATGACGCGCTCCGCTCGAATGAGCGGAACAAGTGGTTTGCGACCGGCGCGCTGGTGCTTTTTGTCGGACTGATCATCGGGCTCGCCCTGGGCCGCTCGCAGAAGAAAAGAAAATCTCTCCTGATGGATTGAGGTCGTCCCTGAGGGTA from Desulfatiglans anilini DSM 4660 harbors:
- a CDS encoding molybdenum cofactor biosynthesis protein MoaE, encoding MMDLSAMIQTLKRHPRFDAMGMIASHLGIVRGHSLKGGQVSAIEVVFDPDVIERIVNETKAMDGIVDVLVEVNPGRLSVGDEVMAVAVGGDTREHVFPALEQTVNRIKAEASRKREIFKE
- the moaC gene encoding cyclic pyranopterin monophosphate synthase MoaC, which gives rise to MGMIDVGAKPVIKREAEAGGVIHLRAETVAVIRRGEVRKGDPLPVAEVAGMTAAKQTHLLVPHCHQILLETVSVRFDVKDSSVEARCLVRAEAKTGVEMEALVGVAMALNTIWDMVKYLEKDPQGQYSETRIDDIRVLWKKKG
- a CDS encoding TIGR04211 family SH3 domain-containing protein — protein: MRIYGLALGCFLLLMTCGSAWAERAYVTDSFQVTVRTGPSTGHKIIAFLDSGASVEVLGEDQGWNRVRLRDEEGKAVEGWVLARYLMTREPWEAKARSFEEKYERLKALSSKTKGEWESVYEENQRLTSQLAEKTSALQTLEQAHETLKKDSAGVLAVKEAHRQCSETLAGLEKTVGELRKENDALRSNERNKWFATGALVLFVGLIIGLALGRSQKKRKSLLMD